In Polyodon spathula isolate WHYD16114869_AA unplaced genomic scaffold, ASM1765450v1 scaffolds_764, whole genome shotgun sequence, one genomic interval encodes:
- the LOC121308616 gene encoding kinesin-like protein KIF12 isoform X1, whose translation MLFIPSGEALESGDVRGDAGGDESSVLVAVRVRPLNSTELSQGDQGVLYCPGQRTILVNKGAQERAFTFDTVFEAGCSQHEVFEQCGVKKLIDLAADGFSCTVLGFGQTGSGKTYTITGPHCLFSASLRDRSFYGLMQRSFAYLLDRVQAEEGDFVLSASYLEIYNEQVRDLLNPGLTDSLSVRWSKNAGFYVENLSNVEFESLDSVMALLEGGIGSRQTSAHSQNQQSSRSHSIFTVYIESEAQADGSGGYLARHGKLCMVDLAGSERVKETGSSGELMEEAGNINRSLLTLGNCISALVDSRKREGHVPYRDSKLTKLLADSLGGSGVTLMIACISPATVSLQETMNTLRYASRAKRIKNRPVAKRDLKERLVISLEREIKFLRTQNLFLRQQLQLPVASRKHWPENGETGSICSSEHGGVEPGEALKRVPPFLEHSLFDLLQEFMRENDSLRQERSALLSSQESSRQTRKILSQENGRLMRKLGDLERVISSSPLTSSIQSGHSTESMSSCSSGQCSHFSSPLHRHDQCVFQKQVAVYPCHPGHHCHGCASDSSLQALYPAEWYARPRPFVFVEDPAPLNPLPHDQLDPPRGRASLTDQHRQVELPPIEFFIPEDKAKHPPDPQGGLQQLRPALSQQQSVEAILPRRKKSQAASGSYANRFQLMKETWTQPGRTPPQRSQDRVLPSAPPLPSPPHLETAALQPRGSRAKAEPSLHRQREEFTAQVKKEHPRHMSREHERHGNAERRQPDRTKHPS comes from the exons ATGTTGTTCATCCCCTCTGG AGAAGCGCTGGAGAGTGGGGATGTGAGAGGGGATGCAGGAGGTGACGAGTCCAGTGTCCTGGTAGCCGTCAG ggtgagGCCTCTTAACAGCACGGAGCTCAGTCAAGGGGACCAGGGAGTACTGTACTGCCCTGGCCAGCGGACCATACTG GTGAACAAGGGAGCGCAGGAACGGGCCTTCACCTTTGACACGGTTTTCGAAGCCGGGTGTTCGCAGCACGAGGTCTTCGAGCAGTGCGGGGTGAAGAAGCTCATCGACCTCGCCGCTGACGG GTTCTCTTGCACAGTCCTTGGTTTCGGGCAGACAGGCTCTGGAAAGACTTACACAATAACGGGGCCTCACTGCCTG TTCTCGGCCAGCCTGAGGGACCGCAGTTTCTACGGTCTGATGCAGAGATCGTTCGCCTATCTCCTGGACAGGGTGCAGGCTGAGGAGGGTGACTTCGTGCTCAGTGCCTCTTACCTGGAGATCTACAATGAGCAG GTACGAGATCTCTTAAACCCTGGCCTGACCGACTCGCTGAGCGTCCGCTGGAGCAAAAACGCCGGCTTCTATGTGGAGAACCTGTCCAACGTGGAGTTCGAGAGCCTCGACAGCGTCATGGCACTGCTGGAGGGAG gTATTGGGAGCAGGCAGACCTCCGCTCACTCCCAGAACCAGCAGTCGAGCCGCAGCCACTCAATCTTCACCGTCTACATCGAGAGCGAGGCG CAGGCTGATGGAAGCGGGGGATACCTGGCCAGACACGGCAAGCTTTGCATGGTGGACCTGGCAGGGAGTGAGCGGGTGAAGGAGACGGGCTCCTCTGGGGAGCTGATGGAGGAGGCGGGAAACATCAACCGCAGCCTCCTCACTTTGG GGAACTGCATCTCGGCCCTCGTGGACTCCCGAAAAAGGGAGGGGCACGTCCCCTACCGGGACAGCAAGCTCACCAAGCTGCTAGCTGATTCGCTGGGAGGGTCCGGGGTTACACTCATG ATTGCCTGCATCTCCCCGGCAACCGTGAGCCTGCAGGAGACCATGAACACGCTACGGTACGCCAGCAGGGCCAAAAGGATCAAGAACAGACCTGTGGCTAAACGA GACTTGAAAGAGAGGCTGGTGATCAGTCTGGAGAGAGAAATCAAGTTCCTGCGGACGCAGAACCTGTTTCTACGGCAACAGCTCCAACTTCCTGTGGCCAGCAGGAAGCACTGGCCGGAAAACGGAGAAACTGGCAGCA TCTGCAGCAGCGAGCATGGGGGAGTGGAGCCGGGCGAGGCCCTGAAGAGAGTCCCTCCCTTCCTCGAGCACAGCCTGTTCGACCTGCTGCAGGAGTTCATGAGGGAGAACGACTCCCTGAG GCAGGAGAGGAGCGCTCTGCTCAGCAGTCAGGAGAGCTCCAGACAGACAAGGAAGATCCTCTCACAAGAGAACGGGAGGCTGATGCGCAAACTGGGGGACCTCGAGAG GGTGATCTCTTCCTCCCCACTGACTAGTAGCATCCAATCAGGCCACTCCACTGAGAGCATGAGCAGCTGCAGCAGTGGCCAGTGCTCTCACTTCTCCTCCCCTCTGCACAGACAT GATCAGTGTGTCTTTCAGAAGCAAGTTGCAGTCTATCCCTGTCACCCTGGCCATCACTGCCATGGCTGTGCCTCTGACAGCTCTTTACAG GCCTTATACCCGGCGGAGTGGTACGCCAGaccccgcccctttgtgtttgtGGAAGACCCCGCCCCTCTGAATCCCCTCCCACATGATCAACTAGACCCGCCCAGGGGAAGGGCTAGCCTGACCGACCAGCACAGACAG GTCGAGCTGCCACCAATTGAATTCTTCATCCCCGAAGACAAAGCAAAGCACCCTCCTGATCCCCAGGGAGGCTTGCAGCAGCTCCGGCCTGCACTGAGTCAACAGCAGAGTGTGGAAGCCATCCTGCCCCGGAGGAAAAA GAGCCAGGCAGCAAGTGGCAGCTATGCAAACCGCTTTCAGCTCATGAAGGAGACTTGGACCCAGCCAGGCCGCACCCCTCCCCAGAGATCACAGGACAGGGTGCTGCCCTCAGCCCCCCCGCTCCCCAGCCCCCCTCACCTGGAGACGGCAGCGCTGCAGCCCAGGGGCAGCAGGGCAAAAG CAGAGCCTTCCCTACACAGACAGCGCGAGGAGTTCACAGCACAGGTCAAGAAGGAACACCCTCGTCACATGAGCAGGGAGCACGAGCGCCATGGCAACGCAGAGAGACGGCAGCCTGACAGGACCAAACACCCGTCCTGA
- the LOC121308616 gene encoding kinesin-like protein KIF12 isoform X2, whose product MLFIPSGEALESGDVRGDAGGDESSVLVAVRVRPLNSTELSQGDQGVLYCPGQRTILVNKGAQERAFTFDTVFEAGCSQHEVFEQCGVKKLIDLAADGFSCTVLGFGQTGSGKTYTITGPHCLFSASLRDRSFYGLMQRSFAYLLDRVQAEEGDFVLSASYLEIYNEQVRDLLNPGLTDSLSVRWSKNAGFYVENLSNVEFESLDSVMALLEGGIGSRQTSAHSQNQQSSRSHSIFTVYIESEAADGSGGYLARHGKLCMVDLAGSERVKETGSSGELMEEAGNINRSLLTLGNCISALVDSRKREGHVPYRDSKLTKLLADSLGGSGVTLMIACISPATVSLQETMNTLRYASRAKRIKNRPVAKRDLKERLVISLEREIKFLRTQNLFLRQQLQLPVASRKHWPENGETGSICSSEHGGVEPGEALKRVPPFLEHSLFDLLQEFMRENDSLRQERSALLSSQESSRQTRKILSQENGRLMRKLGDLERVISSSPLTSSIQSGHSTESMSSCSSGQCSHFSSPLHRHDQCVFQKQVAVYPCHPGHHCHGCASDSSLQALYPAEWYARPRPFVFVEDPAPLNPLPHDQLDPPRGRASLTDQHRQVELPPIEFFIPEDKAKHPPDPQGGLQQLRPALSQQQSVEAILPRRKKSQAASGSYANRFQLMKETWTQPGRTPPQRSQDRVLPSAPPLPSPPHLETAALQPRGSRAKAEPSLHRQREEFTAQVKKEHPRHMSREHERHGNAERRQPDRTKHPS is encoded by the exons ATGTTGTTCATCCCCTCTGG AGAAGCGCTGGAGAGTGGGGATGTGAGAGGGGATGCAGGAGGTGACGAGTCCAGTGTCCTGGTAGCCGTCAG ggtgagGCCTCTTAACAGCACGGAGCTCAGTCAAGGGGACCAGGGAGTACTGTACTGCCCTGGCCAGCGGACCATACTG GTGAACAAGGGAGCGCAGGAACGGGCCTTCACCTTTGACACGGTTTTCGAAGCCGGGTGTTCGCAGCACGAGGTCTTCGAGCAGTGCGGGGTGAAGAAGCTCATCGACCTCGCCGCTGACGG GTTCTCTTGCACAGTCCTTGGTTTCGGGCAGACAGGCTCTGGAAAGACTTACACAATAACGGGGCCTCACTGCCTG TTCTCGGCCAGCCTGAGGGACCGCAGTTTCTACGGTCTGATGCAGAGATCGTTCGCCTATCTCCTGGACAGGGTGCAGGCTGAGGAGGGTGACTTCGTGCTCAGTGCCTCTTACCTGGAGATCTACAATGAGCAG GTACGAGATCTCTTAAACCCTGGCCTGACCGACTCGCTGAGCGTCCGCTGGAGCAAAAACGCCGGCTTCTATGTGGAGAACCTGTCCAACGTGGAGTTCGAGAGCCTCGACAGCGTCATGGCACTGCTGGAGGGAG gTATTGGGAGCAGGCAGACCTCCGCTCACTCCCAGAACCAGCAGTCGAGCCGCAGCCACTCAATCTTCACCGTCTACATCGAGAGCGAGGCG GCTGATGGAAGCGGGGGATACCTGGCCAGACACGGCAAGCTTTGCATGGTGGACCTGGCAGGGAGTGAGCGGGTGAAGGAGACGGGCTCCTCTGGGGAGCTGATGGAGGAGGCGGGAAACATCAACCGCAGCCTCCTCACTTTGG GGAACTGCATCTCGGCCCTCGTGGACTCCCGAAAAAGGGAGGGGCACGTCCCCTACCGGGACAGCAAGCTCACCAAGCTGCTAGCTGATTCGCTGGGAGGGTCCGGGGTTACACTCATG ATTGCCTGCATCTCCCCGGCAACCGTGAGCCTGCAGGAGACCATGAACACGCTACGGTACGCCAGCAGGGCCAAAAGGATCAAGAACAGACCTGTGGCTAAACGA GACTTGAAAGAGAGGCTGGTGATCAGTCTGGAGAGAGAAATCAAGTTCCTGCGGACGCAGAACCTGTTTCTACGGCAACAGCTCCAACTTCCTGTGGCCAGCAGGAAGCACTGGCCGGAAAACGGAGAAACTGGCAGCA TCTGCAGCAGCGAGCATGGGGGAGTGGAGCCGGGCGAGGCCCTGAAGAGAGTCCCTCCCTTCCTCGAGCACAGCCTGTTCGACCTGCTGCAGGAGTTCATGAGGGAGAACGACTCCCTGAG GCAGGAGAGGAGCGCTCTGCTCAGCAGTCAGGAGAGCTCCAGACAGACAAGGAAGATCCTCTCACAAGAGAACGGGAGGCTGATGCGCAAACTGGGGGACCTCGAGAG GGTGATCTCTTCCTCCCCACTGACTAGTAGCATCCAATCAGGCCACTCCACTGAGAGCATGAGCAGCTGCAGCAGTGGCCAGTGCTCTCACTTCTCCTCCCCTCTGCACAGACAT GATCAGTGTGTCTTTCAGAAGCAAGTTGCAGTCTATCCCTGTCACCCTGGCCATCACTGCCATGGCTGTGCCTCTGACAGCTCTTTACAG GCCTTATACCCGGCGGAGTGGTACGCCAGaccccgcccctttgtgtttgtGGAAGACCCCGCCCCTCTGAATCCCCTCCCACATGATCAACTAGACCCGCCCAGGGGAAGGGCTAGCCTGACCGACCAGCACAGACAG GTCGAGCTGCCACCAATTGAATTCTTCATCCCCGAAGACAAAGCAAAGCACCCTCCTGATCCCCAGGGAGGCTTGCAGCAGCTCCGGCCTGCACTGAGTCAACAGCAGAGTGTGGAAGCCATCCTGCCCCGGAGGAAAAA GAGCCAGGCAGCAAGTGGCAGCTATGCAAACCGCTTTCAGCTCATGAAGGAGACTTGGACCCAGCCAGGCCGCACCCCTCCCCAGAGATCACAGGACAGGGTGCTGCCCTCAGCCCCCCCGCTCCCCAGCCCCCCTCACCTGGAGACGGCAGCGCTGCAGCCCAGGGGCAGCAGGGCAAAAG CAGAGCCTTCCCTACACAGACAGCGCGAGGAGTTCACAGCACAGGTCAAGAAGGAACACCCTCGTCACATGAGCAGGGAGCACGAGCGCCATGGCAACGCAGAGAGACGGCAGCCTGACAGGACCAAACACCCGTCCTGA